The DNA window GAAAGGACACGAGCTCCTGCTCTCACCTGCCCAATTACCAGAGTGAAAGGACAACGAACGTGCGCCCCGAACATTTTTTACGAATGAATTCTATATACCATATACGCCGATTTACTGCCGGTTCTTGCCCACTTATTCGGCTCTAGTTTCTGTTGCGGCTTGAATCGCAAATTCTCGCAGCCTAAAAAGTAGTCTAAACATGCGTCTTTAGatcttaaatagataaataaaggaATCGGCTACGTTTTTCTATCCTTGTCGTATTATCGAGAAAGTAAAGAAACCGTTATCGTCGACTGGATATCTTTCTTCAGTCTCCTGGTTTATTTACTCACATTTACAAGTTGCTTCTTTACAAAGGTATGTAAAGTTACCCGAACTTGCGATACTTCTTGACCAAATCTTAACATAATCATACTTAAcattaaaacttaatatacTTTGCTGCCCACATATTGTtaggaaaaaaacatttttcttttccacgAAATTGTAATCTGTGCGCAATCGTCCTTATGATCTGTTTCACAAATCACACAGTGTGTCTTAGAACAAATACATTATATCGATATCACTTTAATACCTAATGATCAGGAAAGTTGAAACTGCATCTGCTCATTGGATGAATAACTATATATGACAGGGGTATCAGCGCTGGTTACGCTTGATGCTGTTGCAGTAATGGCAAATAATTGATCTTCATATATGCCTTGCGGCTCTGTTTTTCCATTGCCGGTTGTTGCTCCAGTATTGGGAGGATTATCACCTTTTGTTGCCTCACGATACTTTTGCAGATACATTTTCAAAGGCTCAACATAATTATCAAAACCGAGATTAGTCATGGCAAACAGAATGTCTTCACCATTTATAGTTTTACGTTTCTCCATGTGACACCTGTCACTCGCTTCTGACGTGATAAATGAGATAAACTCTGACACACACTCTTGAACACATTCACGCGCATCCTTAGCTATTTTTCCAGCCTCCGGAATGGCTCTTTTCATGATTTTGGCAACATTTGCTATTGGCAAGAAGCGATCCTGCTCACGAAGTGGTCCACCGCCAGTGGAAACTCCAGGACTTTGCAAAGGATCTCCAGTACCATGATTGGAATCATCCGTGTTTTCAGGGTCATCTGTTTAGTATTTAAAAGCATTTGTTAAGATTTGTACATTGTCTTACAATCCAAAGAgtttaatttccaattttatttgcaatgatTTACAGAGGAGtatctatatatgtgtaaatatattacatgaatatcattcttttaataaattacatttagttaatatatttctaccttcatatttctcttatagcaagtaataatattaatacaataataattcaaaaataatattaatataataataattcaaatttcaaataggcaattagtaaaaaaattcaataacttATCTATTCAAAATAGTTGATTTTATCAtagaaatttatgtttattgcaaaatatcgacaaacgaaagagagataaaaatataaaatacaattaatgtatctgattcacattaaaatataatgaaataaaatagtaaaataattaaataaaaataaattaaattaaataaaatattaaataaaaaaaaaataaatattaaataaaaaaattaaataaaatacaaatacatcTTGTGTAGTCTGAGGAACTACGTATGAAGGAAGAATTAACATATAGAGACGCAACATATAGGTTAATGATCAATCATTAAATACCTCACAATTTTCCCGATACTATCGAAAGAACGCTAACTTACCTTCCATATCCGATTGTACGCCAATGTAAGACGTCGCAACAGTACCTCCTCCCAGGAATGCAGTCGATCCTAAAGGACCACCA is part of the Cataglyphis hispanica isolate Lineage 1 chromosome 1, ULB_Chis1_1.0, whole genome shotgun sequence genome and encodes:
- the LOC126851160 gene encoding uncharacterized protein LOC126851160; its protein translation is MENSGESGDDGGPLGSTAFLGGGTVATSYIGVQSDMEDDPENTDDSNHGTGDPLQSPGVSTGGGPLREQDRFLPIANVAKIMKRAIPEAGKIAKDARECVQECVSEFISFITSEASDRCHMEKRKTINGEDILFAMTNLGFDNYVEPLKMYLQKYREATKGDNPPNTGATTGNGKTEPQGIYEDQLFAITATASSVTSADTPVIYSYSSNEQMQFQLS